The genomic stretch CGAGGGCCGCAGCAGCACCCGCCCGGAGTCGCCGAGCTCGACCTCGGCCGCGGCGACGGCAGCCCGGACGGCGTCCGACCGCGCCACGGCGGCCTTGTCGACGACCTGCACGTTCTCCAGCACCTGCGGCAGCGGGGTGAGGATGCCGGCGAGCTCAGCGAGCGGGCAGCCGGTCGCGATCATCCGCGCCATCAGCCGTAGCGCGGTGAGCATGCCGTCGCCCGTGGTGGCGTAGGCCGGGAGGACCAGGTGCCCGGACTGCTCGCCGCCGAGGCTGTAGCCGCCGGCCCGCAGCTCCTCGAGGACGT from Actinomycetota bacterium encodes the following:
- a CDS encoding phosphoglucosamine mutase, producing VLEELRAGGYSLGGEQSGHLVLPAYATTGDGMLTALRLMARMIATGCPLAELAGILTPLPQVLENVQVVDKAAVARSDAVRAAVAAAEVELGDSGRVLLRPSGTEQLVRVMVEAPTAEQARATAVRLAEVVAAAP